A genomic window from Anthocerotibacter panamensis C109 includes:
- a CDS encoding class I SAM-dependent methyltransferase, translated as MATLLRTWAFRYPWLYDCISWTTAWLVGGEGRLRQLPLRGVPALSGQMVLDLCCGSGLSSQTLVGQGARLTGLDCSVVAIHAARERIPSATFVQGRAERLPFPEATFDLVHTSLALHEMSPGGVLKICQEVYRVLKPGGVFVLLDFHCPANPLFWPGLALFLWIFETQTSWQLIQTDLRALLRVQGFESANQTLYAGGSLQVLQAHKRT; from the coding sequence ATGGCGACGCTGCTCAGGACGTGGGCTTTTCGCTATCCCTGGCTCTACGACTGCATCTCCTGGACCACGGCTTGGCTGGTGGGGGGCGAGGGGCGGCTGCGTCAGCTTCCTCTGCGCGGGGTGCCCGCCCTGTCCGGGCAAATGGTCCTGGATCTCTGCTGTGGCAGTGGCTTGAGTTCGCAGACTCTAGTGGGGCAGGGCGCTCGGCTCACCGGGCTCGATTGTTCTGTAGTGGCGATTCACGCAGCCCGTGAACGGATTCCGAGCGCTACATTTGTCCAAGGACGGGCGGAGCGCCTGCCTTTCCCCGAAGCAACTTTTGATCTGGTGCACACCAGCCTTGCGCTCCACGAGATGTCTCCCGGCGGCGTGCTCAAGATATGCCAGGAAGTCTATCGTGTCCTCAAACCGGGTGGGGTCTTTGTGCTACTCGACTTCCACTGTCCCGCTAATCCTCTCTTTTGGCCCGGTTTGGCGCTCTTTTTATGGATTTTTGAGACACAGACTTCCTGGCAGCTCATCCAAACCGACCTCAGAGCACTGCTCAGGGTCCAGGGTTTTGAGTCAGCCAACCAAACGCTTTACGCCGGAGGCAGCCTCCAGGTGCTCCAGGCTCATAAGCGCACATAA
- a CDS encoding B12-binding domain-containing radical SAM protein has translation MFSQETLLFQAALPKPDALQVVFAFPNRYSVGIASLGYQVVWRMLKTRPDVAVARLFTDGYEPLPRTLDLVGFSFSWELDFTHLLSLITQLRIPLLAQARTDTDPLVFGGGPVLTANPEPLADFLDVVLLGDGEELIHELLDALGEVRHAPRRARLERLSQVPGVYIPSLYAVSYHGSTQGVQAIQPLGAAPQTVSKRTWRGEQLSASTVVTPQSAWENIYMVEVVRSCPELCRFCLASYLTLPFRTPAVSGSLLPLIEAGLKVTPRLGLLGASVTQHPEFEAILDYLDEERFAPVQLSVSSVRAGTLTEKMTTLLAKRGAHSVTIAVESGSERLRQVINKKLSNQEIDRACAVALAGGLKGLKLYGMVGLPSEEEGDLEATQAMLLHLKQRYRGLRLSFGCSTFVPKAHTPFQVYGVDRQGDKKLTRFERALVRTGVDFRPESYGWSVMQALISRGDRRVGQILLRVHELGTSLGGFRRAFKELKGQLPPLDWYVHEDWSQEAVLPWQHLLGPVSETLLTRHLDHARTFMDPLPVV, from the coding sequence TTGTTCAGCCAGGAAACGCTTTTGTTTCAAGCGGCTTTGCCCAAGCCCGATGCGCTCCAGGTAGTCTTTGCTTTTCCTAACCGCTATAGCGTAGGGATTGCCAGCCTGGGCTATCAGGTGGTTTGGCGGATGCTCAAAACCCGCCCGGATGTCGCGGTAGCCCGACTCTTCACGGATGGCTATGAGCCGTTGCCGCGCACGCTGGACCTCGTAGGTTTTTCTTTTTCCTGGGAACTGGATTTCACTCATCTCTTGAGCTTGATCACCCAATTGCGCATCCCGCTGTTGGCCCAAGCGCGGACGGACACGGACCCTTTGGTTTTCGGCGGCGGTCCGGTTCTGACAGCCAACCCGGAGCCTCTAGCCGATTTCTTGGATGTGGTCCTGTTGGGGGACGGAGAAGAGCTGATTCACGAATTGCTCGACGCCCTAGGCGAAGTGCGCCATGCGCCCCGACGGGCTCGTCTGGAGCGGCTGAGCCAAGTGCCAGGGGTCTATATCCCCAGCCTGTACGCAGTCAGCTATCATGGCTCGACCCAAGGCGTACAGGCCATTCAGCCCTTGGGGGCGGCTCCTCAGACAGTGAGTAAGCGGACTTGGCGCGGGGAGCAACTCTCCGCTTCGACAGTGGTCACGCCCCAGAGTGCCTGGGAGAATATCTATATGGTCGAGGTGGTCCGCTCCTGCCCCGAGCTGTGTCGGTTTTGTCTGGCGAGCTATCTCACCCTGCCTTTTCGGACCCCGGCGGTCAGCGGATCGCTCTTGCCTTTGATTGAAGCGGGCTTGAAGGTCACACCGCGTCTTGGGTTGCTAGGAGCCTCTGTGACGCAGCACCCCGAATTTGAGGCCATCCTCGACTACCTAGATGAAGAGCGCTTTGCCCCGGTCCAGTTGAGTGTCTCCTCGGTGCGTGCAGGCACCCTCACCGAAAAAATGACGACGCTCCTAGCAAAGCGGGGAGCCCATTCGGTGACGATTGCCGTAGAGAGCGGTTCGGAGCGCCTGCGTCAGGTTATCAATAAGAAGCTCAGCAACCAGGAGATTGACCGCGCCTGTGCCGTAGCGCTGGCGGGGGGGCTCAAGGGCCTCAAGCTCTACGGTATGGTCGGTCTGCCCTCAGAAGAAGAGGGAGATCTCGAGGCAACCCAGGCGATGCTGCTGCATCTCAAGCAGCGCTATCGGGGGCTACGCCTAAGCTTTGGGTGCAGCACTTTTGTCCCCAAAGCCCATACCCCGTTTCAGGTCTATGGGGTGGACCGCCAAGGCGATAAGAAACTCACCCGCTTCGAGCGAGCGCTGGTCCGAACGGGCGTGGACTTTCGGCCTGAGAGCTATGGTTGGTCTGTGATGCAAGCGCTGATTTCACGGGGAGACCGCCGGGTGGGCCAAATCTTGTTGCGCGTCCATGAACTGGGGACGAGTCTGGGGGGATTTCGCCGCGCCTTTAAAGAACTCAAGGGTCAACTGCCGCCCCTAGACTGGTATGTGCACGAAGACTGGAGTCAGGAAGCCGTTTTGCCCTGGCAACATCTGCTCGGCCCGGTCTCCGAGACGCTCCTTACCCGTCATCTGGACCATGCCCGCACTTTTATGGACCCGCTCCCGGTTGTCTAA
- a CDS encoding CGLD27 family protein, whose protein sequence is MGVKPAPAKSIAIPPEQLPMNEYQELRESAFFHWATLEPRRYALGLLLVWGMAWIVSGPVAAWSYPPLKLPFPFLLAGAAGAGIVLFLVVARLYLGWSYIYERLSRARVDYEETGAHDGNWWDKPAEEHARDQLVVQYQITPILLRLRRTLTAVSVLMGTNGLLWWLS, encoded by the coding sequence ATGGGTGTGAAACCCGCTCCCGCCAAGAGCATTGCTATCCCGCCCGAACAACTCCCGATGAACGAGTATCAGGAGTTGCGCGAATCGGCTTTTTTTCACTGGGCAACTCTAGAGCCGAGGCGCTATGCCTTGGGGCTGTTGCTGGTCTGGGGCATGGCCTGGATTGTCAGTGGTCCGGTAGCCGCCTGGAGCTACCCACCGCTTAAGCTCCCGTTTCCCTTCCTCCTGGCGGGAGCAGCAGGGGCGGGCATTGTACTTTTCTTGGTGGTGGCGCGCCTCTATCTGGGCTGGTCCTATATCTACGAACGGCTCAGTCGCGCGCGCGTCGATTACGAAGAAACCGGAGCTCACGATGGCAATTGGTGGGATAAGCCCGCCGAAGAACACGCCCGAGACCAACTCGTAGTGCAGTACCAAATCACACCGATCCTCCTGCGCCTGCGCCGGACCCTGACCGCCGTCAGCGTCCTCATGGGCACCAATGGTCTGCTGTGGTGGCTCAGTTAG
- a CDS encoding bifunctional orotidine-5'-phosphate decarboxylase/orotate phosphoribosyltransferase yields the protein MDFHDKLDAAIERNQSLLCLGLDPDPEFLLPKFCKQTDNEIADLADALHALILETSSLVCAYKPTLGFYLALGSMGITLLVETLARVPADIPVILDAKYACPTTSTVFARNIFTHWGVDAVTLSPYAGQDQIAPFLLYPGKMVFVLCRTANPSAKILQEYPAPEAPLYAKLVQQGRTWGTPEQLGFEVAATEPAVLSRVRALAPERLLLARGVWQEGGDLLRTLEAGLTSHGDGLLIPVPQALLADPQPAQQIEALRDQINQTRTRLSREDTSCQVWLPDVCLLQDQPHLDLVLQLYDLGCIMFGDYVQASGATFPYYIDLRTIISNPQVFQRILSTYAQVLQGLTFDRIAGIPYGSLPTAAGLALRLHRPMIFPRKEVKAHGTRRVVEGNFEAGETVVVVDDILITGKSAMEGAEKLKSVGLEVRDIVVFIDHEQGVKHTLAAHGYCAHAVLTISEVVTILYQAGRLKDEQFHVLSTHLA from the coding sequence ATGGATTTTCATGATAAGTTGGATGCTGCCATCGAGCGCAATCAAAGCTTGTTGTGCCTGGGACTCGACCCCGACCCGGAATTTTTGCTGCCCAAGTTTTGTAAGCAGACCGATAACGAAATAGCAGACCTGGCTGATGCATTGCACGCCCTCATCTTAGAGACATCCAGCTTGGTCTGTGCCTATAAACCGACCTTGGGTTTCTACTTGGCTCTAGGCAGTATGGGCATCACCTTGTTGGTCGAGACCTTGGCTCGGGTCCCCGCCGATATCCCTGTGATCCTGGATGCCAAATACGCTTGCCCCACGACCAGCACCGTCTTTGCACGGAATATTTTTACCCACTGGGGCGTAGATGCGGTTACGCTGAGTCCCTACGCAGGCCAGGACCAGATCGCACCCTTTCTGCTCTATCCAGGGAAGATGGTCTTTGTCCTTTGCCGCACCGCCAACCCCTCCGCAAAAATCCTCCAGGAATATCCTGCTCCAGAGGCACCCCTCTACGCCAAACTAGTCCAGCAGGGCAGGACCTGGGGGACCCCAGAGCAGTTGGGCTTTGAGGTCGCAGCCACCGAACCCGCCGTTTTGTCCAGGGTGCGGGCGCTCGCGCCGGAGCGCCTCCTGCTCGCACGCGGGGTTTGGCAGGAAGGGGGCGACCTGCTCCGTACGCTGGAGGCGGGTCTGACCAGCCATGGCGATGGTCTACTCATCCCTGTGCCACAGGCGCTCCTGGCAGATCCACAACCAGCGCAGCAAATCGAGGCCCTGCGCGACCAGATCAACCAGACACGCACACGCCTGAGCCGAGAGGATACAAGCTGTCAGGTCTGGCTCCCGGATGTGTGTCTGCTCCAAGACCAGCCGCATCTGGATTTAGTCCTGCAACTTTATGACTTGGGCTGCATCATGTTCGGGGACTACGTGCAGGCATCTGGGGCGACCTTCCCCTACTACATTGATCTGCGGACGATTATCTCCAATCCCCAGGTTTTCCAGCGCATCCTCAGCACCTATGCTCAGGTACTACAAGGTCTAACTTTTGACCGGATCGCCGGAATCCCCTATGGTTCGCTGCCTACAGCCGCCGGACTAGCCCTGCGCCTGCATCGCCCGATGATCTTTCCGCGTAAAGAGGTCAAAGCCCACGGCACCCGACGCGTCGTTGAGGGAAACTTCGAGGCGGGGGAGACCGTGGTAGTAGTCGATGACATCCTGATCACAGGCAAGAGTGCTATGGAAGGAGCCGAAAAACTCAAATCCGTAGGGCTGGAGGTCCGGGACATCGTTGTCTTTATCGACCACGAACAGGGCGTAAAACATACCCTCGCCGCCCATGGCTACTGTGCCCATGCGGTCCTGACCATCTCTGAGGTCGTCACTATCCTCTATCAGGCAGGACGGCTCAAAGACGAACAATTTCATGTGCTGAGCACCCATCTGGCCTAG
- a CDS encoding MlaE family lipid ABC transporter permease subunit, with protein MEWFTRAYAALLLLGQVLTHLFTRRLNVRNTLEQFAIVGTESVGIAVITAIFVSMVFSVQVTREFISFGASSAIGGVLAIALVRELAPVLTAVILAGRVGSAFAAEIGTMRVTEQIDALQVLQADPVDYLVVPRVIACTVMLPVLTLLAEVTGIMGGLFITTQVYGLTSDLYIDSAQRLLNTWDIVSSLIKSAAFGLLIAVIGSGWGLTTEGGAKGVGRSATTAVVTSLMAIFVVNFFLSFLMFQGEGTALQNGL; from the coding sequence ATGGAATGGTTCACCCGTGCGTATGCAGCACTTTTGCTGCTGGGTCAAGTTCTGACCCACCTTTTTACCCGCCGCCTCAACGTGCGCAATACGCTTGAACAGTTTGCCATCGTGGGCACTGAGTCGGTAGGTATTGCTGTGATTACGGCCATTTTTGTCAGTATGGTCTTTTCGGTACAAGTGACCCGAGAATTTATTTCCTTTGGAGCATCCTCGGCTATTGGCGGAGTCCTAGCCATTGCTTTAGTGCGTGAGTTGGCTCCAGTCCTGACCGCAGTGATCCTGGCGGGAAGAGTCGGCTCGGCCTTTGCTGCCGAGATCGGGACGATGCGTGTCACCGAACAAATCGACGCGCTTCAGGTGCTTCAGGCGGACCCTGTAGACTATTTGGTAGTCCCTCGGGTCATCGCCTGCACAGTCATGCTGCCCGTCTTGACCCTCCTGGCTGAGGTGACAGGAATCATGGGTGGTCTTTTTATCACGACGCAGGTCTATGGGCTCACCAGTGACCTGTACATCGATTCGGCTCAGCGTCTGCTCAACACCTGGGATATTGTGAGCAGCCTGATTAAATCCGCCGCTTTTGGGCTATTGATCGCAGTCATTGGCTCTGGTTGGGGCTTGACCACAGAAGGCGGGGCCAAAGGCGTGGGTCGCTCTGCTACAACGGCTGTGGTCACCTCTTTAATGGCGATTTTTGTGGTCAATTTCTTCCTGTCCTTCCTGATGTTCCAGGGTGAGGGAACTGCGCTCCAGAATGGCCTCTAG
- the rplR gene encoding 50S ribosomal protein L18, producing the protein MKLSRKEQARKRHNRIRNKVVGSTERPRLAVYRSNRHIYAQIIDDVAQRTLVSASTLDPGFKEVPEAEAPATQEAARAVGKVIAEKALAGGITSVVFDRGGKPYHGRVAALAEGAREGGLEF; encoded by the coding sequence ATGAAGCTCAGTCGTAAAGAGCAGGCGCGGAAGCGTCACAATCGAATTCGCAACAAGGTCGTCGGTTCTACCGAGCGCCCGCGTCTGGCTGTGTACCGCTCCAACCGGCACATCTATGCCCAAATCATTGACGATGTAGCCCAACGCACCCTAGTGTCGGCCTCCACCTTGGACCCGGGCTTCAAAGAAGTACCCGAGGCTGAAGCCCCTGCTACGCAGGAAGCGGCTCGGGCTGTGGGTAAAGTCATCGCAGAAAAAGCCCTTGCCGGGGGCATCACATCGGTGGTGTTTGACCGGGGCGGCAAACCCTACCACGGTCGTGTGGCGGCCCTCGCTGAGGGTGCCCGCGAAGGTGGTTTGGAATTTTAA
- the rpsE gene encoding 30S ribosomal protein S5, which translates to MADMQKESKDRGDRRRGKQRDRAAEQPVDSEWKERVVQIRRVTKVVKGGKKLSFRAVVVLGNEKGQVGVGVGKAAEVVGAVKKGVTEAKKALVTVPLTRLNSIPHPMTGTAGAAKVMLRPAAAGTGVIAGGAVRTVLELAGVKNILAKSLGADSPLNNARAAANALSLLRNFKDIADERGIPVSNLYSK; encoded by the coding sequence ATGGCCGATATGCAGAAAGAGTCCAAGGACCGCGGCGACCGCCGTCGGGGCAAACAGCGCGACCGCGCTGCTGAACAGCCGGTCGATAGCGAATGGAAAGAACGGGTAGTCCAAATTCGCCGGGTCACCAAGGTCGTCAAAGGCGGTAAAAAACTGAGCTTCCGGGCTGTAGTGGTCTTGGGCAACGAAAAAGGCCAAGTCGGCGTGGGTGTCGGCAAAGCTGCTGAAGTCGTCGGGGCGGTAAAAAAAGGGGTCACCGAGGCCAAAAAGGCGCTTGTCACGGTCCCCTTGACCCGTCTCAACTCCATCCCTCACCCGATGACCGGGACAGCGGGAGCCGCCAAGGTCATGTTGCGTCCGGCAGCCGCCGGGACCGGGGTAATCGCCGGGGGAGCCGTGCGGACCGTCCTGGAACTCGCTGGGGTCAAGAATATCCTGGCTAAGTCTCTCGGGGCTGATTCGCCTTTAAACAACGCCCGCGCCGCTGCTAACGCCTTGAGCCTGTTGCGCAATTTCAAGGATATCGCCGACGAACGGGGCATCCCGGTCAGCAATCTCTACAGCAAGTAG